GGCCAAGCACTTGATCGCCGAGACGTGCGCCAAGCAACAGATCGTCGAGGACCAACTGACGCTGCACGCCGACCGGGGTTCCTCCATGAAGTCCAAGCTCGTCGCCCAATTGCTGGCCGATCTCGGCGTCACCAAAACCCACAGTCGACCGCATGTGTCCGATGACAATCCGTTCTCTGAAAGCCAGTTCAAGACCATGAAATATCGTCCGCAATTCCCCGAACGCTTCGAGTGCATCCAGGGGGCCCGGGCCTTTGGCGGCACCTTCTTCCCCTGGTACAACCACGAACATCACCACTCCGCCCTGGCCCTCTATACGCCCGCCGACGTCCACTACGGACGCGTCGAACCGATTCGCCAATTGCGCCAAGCGGCCTTGGACGCAGCCTATCAGCGGCATCCCAACCGCTTCGTACGTAAGCCACCTCAGGCGGCATCACCGCCTCAGGCCGTCTGGATCAACCCGCCCAGCAACGCGGAGAACCAAGCCATGAAGTAGAGCTTAATTCCAAGAAGGAACTGTCTCATTCGACTTGACAACTACCGTTGCGGCCGATCAGGCCCTCGCGGATCTCAAGAGCAAGCTACCGGAATCGACGCAACGGAATCTTCTCACGGAGCTTGAATTGCCGCCGCGCACGACGCTGGAGCAATTGGAATCCCAGGCAGAACAAGCGCCTGATAATGTACGGCTCCAGAAGAAGGTCTTTCTCTTTCGCGCGCTGAGCGAGTCGGACTGACACGGTGTCAGGCCCCGGGGATCACCGACTCCCGCTGCTCTACGCACCAACGCCCGCTTGGCACAATGGTACACAGGTCCATCCAAGAGGATTTCAGAAGGTTGGACCATCGCTCAATGCGGTTGCCACTATGAGGTGCTGTCCAAATGCTTCAAGTAACGCTCAATCATTGCTTGGGCGGAGGTGAAGGCTGTGTCCAATTCAGCCTTCGTAGCGTCCCGTAGTTCTGTCAGTGTGCGACCTCTATGCCGTCCTTGTCTCAGCGGTTCGTTGTTGGCCAGTCTGCCGAGCTGTTTCCATGCTTGTTTGATGTCGAGCTTCTTCTGAGCTTCCCGTTCGCTGCCGAAGCATTTGCGTAAGGCATCACATATCTCATATAGGTGGATTAGCGAGTTGTCCGGATCGTCAACAGCGTTTCTGTGGCTCTGTAGGATTTTGCCCGCCACGGCGTCGGACCGGCCGTATTTGGCTGCCAGGTCCGCCACCGACGTTGCCCGCTCGGTCCTCTCGGCCCGACTGTCGGCGATGACCTTGCCATCTTTGTCCGTTATCTTATAGTCCGCGCTTACGGAGGCGACACAGACCAAGTTGGCAACTTCAACAAAGCAGTTTCTTTCCCCCGTCGATCGCTGATTATACACAGATGATACCGCAAGGCTGAAGGCTTTCGTGCTCACCAATTGAATGCCGATGAACAGATGCTCCAGTTTCGCATGCAACTGATCTCGGAGAGCGGGACGCGGGTCTCCATACGCAGGCTCGATCTTGGCTATGATCTTCCCTGGTTCAATGGATAGCTGGCAATGCTCGTGCTGTATTTGCGGCAATTCCTCAAAGAAGTCTTTCGGCGAGTACGCCCACTCGATAAACCACTGCAATTGATTCTCTTCAGTCGTCATAGTGCTTTCGTTCCCCAACATGATCCCGCAGATGCTTCAACTACCCACCCGGCATGTGGCTCCTGAAGTACGCGTACGCCGCCGTATTGACGATCGCCGGCCCCAGGTCCTTACCCAATTCATAGATCTGCTTGGCGGCCTCCATGACCTGTCCTTTGGCGACGTCTTTCAGCGCGTCACCGATGATGCCCAGGGCGGTCTTCTTGGCGACCTTGGCGAATGCCGGGCTGTCCTCCGGCAGCGCGGCGACCGTGTCGCGTAGGTTGGTGATATTCTCGACGTGCTGGTCGATGTTGATGGTCGAACCGTCCGTTGCCACCACAGCACCAGGGCCCGCCACAAGTAATTTCGTTCCGGCCTTGTCAATGGCGAGCTCCAACAGATCGTATAGACGATCCTTCTCGCCCTCAAGCCGCCGCAGTCGGTCCTCGTAACCTGCGACGATCATCTGTAGAGCAGATCCCTTCTGCTCTTCCTGCTGCACCGTAAACCTGATCGACGGTGTCAGCCCCCGCGCGTTGATCGAGTCGATCTTGAGATCATAATCCGGATTCTGATCGCGGATCGCCTGGACCACCCGATCCATGACCAGCGCATCCAACGGCGTCATGCCGTTCTGGAAGACGTATTCGATGATAGGCAGCGATTTGTAGATTTGCTCGAATTCGCCGGGAGCGAAGTCCCGATCCACCGGGCAGCGGATCTTTCCCTCAATGTCCCAGAAGACGTATCGGCACT
The nucleotide sequence above comes from Anaerobaca lacustris. Encoded proteins:
- a CDS encoding pentapeptide repeat-containing protein, with the translated sequence MANPEHLAILKQGVEAWNQWRTQNSGIEAELSGTSIAQLPLGGIDLRSANLSKAYAARQILNRTDLTGANLSGADLSESIVLRGQLSRANLMGANLQRALLLGADLTAVDLRSTQLFSANFGHAILRNSRLDDADMRQSLFAGADLSGAVLTGAKLYGTARDDWIIDGVECRYVFWDIEGKIRCPVDRDFAPGEFEQIYKSLPIIEYVFQNGMTPLDALVMDRVVQAIRDQNPDYDLKIDSINARGLTPSIRFTVQQEEQKGSALQMIVAGYEDRLRRLEGEKDRLYDLLELAIDKAGTKLLVAGPGAVVATDGSTINIDQHVENITNLRDTVAALPEDSPAFAKVAKKTALGIIGDALKDVAKGQVMEAAKQIYELGKDLGPAIVNTAAYAYFRSHMPGG